The Streptomyces sp. NL15-2K genome contains a region encoding:
- a CDS encoding prolyl oligopeptidase family serine peptidase, producing MQTSAYGSWPSPIYAALAAAHDGHPEYVGFVGDEAWWTEPRPAEGGRRTLVRRRADGTEESVLPAPWNVRSRVIEYGGQPWAGTVVDGAPLVVFVHFADQRLYQYEPGGQPRPLTPVSRVGGGLRWAEPQVRTDLGEVWCVLEEFTGEGPGDVRRVLAAVPLDGSAAEDRDRVRELTDDRHRFATGPRLSPDGSRAAWLAWDHPRMPWDGTELVVAEVGNDGTFRRARTVAGGPEESIAQVEWSTDGRLLYTSDRMGWWNLYTDDGEPLCPCEEEFGGPLWRLGSRWFAPLDGGLIAVVHGRGATTLGVLDPETGEVVDAAGPWTEFEPTLAVHGERSEMGIPTPEGWGKVVAVGASPRSAAEVVELDTRTGRARVIGAAHHDVVDPAYYPRPQIRTFTGPAGREIHAHVYPPHHPDRVAPADELPPYVVWVHGGPTSRAPLVLDLEIAYFTSRGIGVAEVNHGGSTGYGRAYRERLRERWGVVDVEDCAAVALALADEGIADRERLAIRGGSAGGWTAAASLATTDVYACGTIRYPILDLAGWATGETHDFESRYLETLIGPYAEVPGRYLERSPAEHADRITVPFLLLQGLDDVICPPAQCERFLARMAGRGVPHAYITFEGEGHGFRRAETMIRVLEAELSLYAQVFGLNAPGVPALELAK from the coding sequence ATGCAGACGTCGGCATACGGTTCGTGGCCCTCGCCCATCTACGCGGCACTCGCCGCCGCGCACGACGGTCACCCCGAGTACGTGGGCTTCGTCGGCGACGAGGCCTGGTGGACCGAGCCGCGGCCCGCCGAGGGCGGCCGGCGCACGCTCGTACGACGGCGGGCCGACGGCACTGAGGAGTCGGTGCTGCCGGCTCCGTGGAACGTGCGCAGTCGGGTCATCGAGTACGGCGGACAGCCCTGGGCCGGGACCGTGGTCGACGGCGCGCCGCTCGTCGTCTTCGTGCACTTCGCCGACCAGCGCCTCTATCAGTACGAGCCGGGTGGCCAACCGCGACCGCTCACCCCCGTGTCCCGGGTGGGCGGCGGACTGCGCTGGGCGGAGCCGCAGGTGCGTACCGACCTCGGTGAAGTGTGGTGTGTGCTAGAGGAGTTCACCGGCGAAGGGCCCGGCGATGTGCGCCGGGTGCTCGCCGCCGTGCCGCTGGACGGTTCGGCGGCCGAGGACCGTGACAGGGTGCGCGAACTCACCGACGACCGGCACCGGTTCGCCACCGGCCCGCGTCTCTCCCCCGACGGGAGCCGCGCGGCCTGGCTGGCCTGGGACCATCCGCGCATGCCGTGGGACGGCACGGAGCTGGTCGTTGCCGAGGTCGGGAACGACGGCACGTTCCGGCGGGCGCGGACGGTGGCCGGCGGACCGGAGGAGTCCATCGCCCAGGTGGAATGGTCGACAGACGGCCGTCTGCTGTATACGAGCGACCGTATGGGCTGGTGGAACCTGTATACCGACGACGGTGAGCCGCTGTGCCCGTGCGAGGAGGAGTTCGGCGGCCCGCTGTGGCGGCTCGGTTCCCGCTGGTTCGCCCCGCTGGACGGCGGCCTGATCGCGGTCGTGCACGGTCGCGGCGCCACCACCCTCGGCGTACTCGACCCGGAGACCGGCGAGGTCGTCGACGCGGCGGGCCCCTGGACCGAGTTCGAGCCCACTCTCGCGGTACACGGCGAGCGAAGCGAGATGGGGATCCCCACGCCCGAAGGGTGGGGAAAGGTCGTCGCCGTCGGGGCGAGCCCGCGCAGCGCCGCGGAAGTGGTGGAACTGGACACGCGTACCGGCCGGGCGAGGGTGATCGGTGCCGCGCACCACGACGTCGTGGACCCCGCGTACTACCCCCGGCCGCAGATCCGCACGTTCACCGGCCCGGCCGGACGCGAGATCCACGCGCACGTCTACCCGCCCCACCACCCCGACCGCGTGGCCCCCGCCGACGAGCTGCCGCCGTACGTCGTCTGGGTGCACGGCGGGCCCACCAGCAGGGCTCCGCTCGTGCTCGACCTGGAGATCGCCTACTTCACCTCGCGGGGCATCGGGGTCGCCGAGGTCAACCACGGCGGCTCGACCGGGTACGGGCGTGCCTACCGCGAACGGCTGCGCGAGCGGTGGGGCGTGGTCGACGTCGAGGACTGCGCGGCCGTCGCGCTGGCCCTGGCCGACGAGGGCATCGCCGACCGCGAGCGGCTCGCGATCCGCGGCGGCAGCGCGGGCGGCTGGACCGCCGCCGCGTCACTCGCCACCACCGACGTCTACGCCTGCGGCACGATCCGCTACCCGATCCTCGATCTGGCCGGCTGGGCCACGGGGGAGACCCACGACTTCGAGTCGCGGTACCTGGAGACGCTGATCGGGCCGTACGCCGAGGTGCCCGGCCGGTACCTGGAGCGGTCGCCCGCCGAGCACGCCGACCGGATCACCGTGCCCTTCCTGCTGTTGCAGGGGCTGGACGACGTGATCTGCCCGCCCGCGCAGTGCGAGCGGTTCCTGGCCCGGATGGCGGGCCGCGGGGTGCCGCACGCGTACATCACCTTCGAGGGAGAGGGACACGGGTTCCGGCGGGCCGAGACGATGATCCGGGTGCTGGAGGCCGAACTCTCCCTGTACGCCCAGGTCTTCGGGCTGAATGCACCCGGCGTCCCGGCTCTGGAGCTCGCCAAGTGA
- a CDS encoding LD-carboxypeptidase — protein MAVVAPSGPVPEERLQAGLDVLRGWDLDPVVAPHVLDRHGEFGYLAGTDADRAADLQGAWCDPTVDAVLCARGGYGAQRMVDLLDWAAMRSAGPKVFVGFSDITVLHQAFATRLGLVTLHGPAAAGVDFVKNARAQEHLKATLFAPETVRAIASAGTAMVPGRARGVTLGGCLSLLVSDLGTPHARTGARGGLLLLEDVGERTYRIDRMLTQLLRSGWLDGVCGIALGSWARCGPYEEVRPVLADRLGGLGVPVVEEFGFGHCEGALTIPFGVAAELDADTGTVTLDAPALS, from the coding sequence GTGGCCGTCGTCGCGCCCAGCGGGCCCGTGCCCGAGGAGCGGTTGCAGGCCGGGCTCGACGTGCTGCGCGGCTGGGACCTCGACCCGGTCGTGGCGCCCCATGTGCTGGACCGGCACGGCGAGTTCGGCTACCTGGCGGGTACGGACGCCGACCGGGCCGCCGATCTGCAGGGCGCGTGGTGCGATCCGACCGTGGACGCGGTGCTGTGCGCGCGGGGCGGGTACGGGGCGCAGCGGATGGTCGACCTGCTCGACTGGGCCGCGATGCGGTCGGCCGGGCCCAAGGTGTTCGTGGGTTTCAGCGACATCACGGTGCTGCACCAGGCGTTCGCCACGCGGCTGGGCCTGGTCACGCTGCACGGGCCGGCGGCGGCCGGCGTCGACTTCGTCAAGAACGCCCGGGCGCAGGAACACCTGAAGGCCACACTGTTCGCTCCGGAGACGGTCCGCGCGATCGCCTCCGCCGGTACGGCCATGGTTCCCGGGCGGGCCCGGGGCGTCACGCTGGGCGGCTGTCTGAGCCTGCTCGTCTCCGACCTCGGTACGCCGCACGCCCGTACCGGCGCCCGTGGCGGCCTGCTGCTGCTCGAGGACGTGGGCGAACGGACGTACCGAATAGACCGGATGCTGACCCAGCTCCTGCGCAGCGGATGGCTCGACGGCGTCTGCGGGATCGCGCTCGGCTCCTGGGCCCGGTGCGGTCCGTACGAGGAGGTGCGCCCGGTCCTCGCCGACCGGCTCGGCGGCCTCGGTGTGCCCGTGGTGGAGGAGTTCGGGTTCGGGCACTGCGAGGGGGCGTTGACGATCCCCTTCGGGGTGGCGGCGGAACTCGACGCCGACACGGGCACGGTGACGCTCGACGCACCGGCTCTGAGCTGA
- a CDS encoding CocE/NonD family hydrolase gives MTRRVPRLRVPLALLLGATLIAPLALTTPASAIGPVTVTALKFTVQAGGRTCTIDADLYRPADVDRGRPAPAVLVTNGFGGSKADGQTDTMGRAFAQGGYVSLVYSGLGFGGSGCLISLDDPAIDGTAASKLIDFLADKRSADDGTRADFVTLDNAGDPRVGMAGGSYGGAIQLATAAVDDRVDAIVPMITWNDLAYSLAPNNAMGAGSVPGAFKWQWTNAFYLIGERQPLLWPSLDPSRINSLPCRHFVTKACDTVRTLNSGRFPADRTAELLAYAHSVSPMSYQNRIKAPMLLVQGQADSLFNVNEATATYKALKARGTPTKMIWQSWGHSGGLTDPASGELNLSQGNLDTSYVGRRILAWFDHYLRKQKTVDTGPAFAYYRDWVDDPTTTYATADRLPALSRKLYLSGDAKLVDNHRKVTRGSRTYTNLRVPTSHSENSLAGIIGLPDPAPYDTAGTYLGWTSEPLSRTVEVVGAPRITLKVSSPRAERTQDSGDAADKLVLFAKLYDIAPDGTKTLAHRLVAPIRVPDVTKTFTATLPGIVHRYQQGHRLRFVIAASDDAYFGNRGIKPVTVASAPGEAGVLELPVAGG, from the coding sequence GTGACCCGTCGTGTGCCCAGACTCCGAGTCCCGCTCGCTCTGCTGCTCGGGGCCACGCTCATCGCACCTCTCGCCCTCACCACTCCCGCGTCCGCGATCGGCCCTGTCACCGTCACCGCACTGAAGTTCACCGTCCAGGCGGGCGGCCGCACCTGCACGATCGACGCCGACCTGTACCGGCCCGCCGACGTGGACCGAGGCCGCCCCGCACCGGCCGTGCTCGTCACGAACGGCTTCGGCGGCAGCAAGGCCGACGGCCAGACGGACACCATGGGCAGGGCCTTCGCCCAGGGCGGCTATGTCTCACTCGTCTACTCCGGGCTCGGCTTCGGCGGCTCCGGCTGCCTGATCTCGCTCGACGACCCGGCCATCGACGGCACGGCGGCCTCGAAACTCATCGACTTCCTCGCCGACAAGCGGTCCGCCGACGACGGAACCAGGGCCGACTTCGTGACCCTCGACAACGCGGGCGACCCGCGGGTCGGCATGGCGGGCGGCTCCTACGGGGGCGCCATCCAGTTGGCGACGGCGGCCGTCGACGACCGCGTCGACGCGATCGTGCCGATGATCACCTGGAACGACCTGGCGTACTCCCTCGCCCCGAACAACGCGATGGGCGCCGGGAGTGTGCCCGGCGCCTTCAAATGGCAGTGGACGAACGCCTTCTACCTCATCGGCGAGCGACAGCCACTGCTCTGGCCGAGCCTCGATCCGTCCCGGATCAACTCCCTGCCCTGCCGGCACTTCGTCACAAAGGCCTGCGACACCGTCCGCACGCTGAACTCCGGCCGCTTCCCGGCCGACCGGACCGCCGAGCTGCTCGCCTACGCGCACAGCGTGTCGCCGATGTCGTACCAGAACCGGATCAAGGCGCCCATGCTGCTGGTCCAGGGGCAGGCCGACAGCCTCTTCAACGTCAACGAGGCGACGGCGACGTACAAGGCCCTCAAGGCGCGGGGAACGCCCACGAAGATGATCTGGCAGTCGTGGGGCCACAGCGGCGGGCTGACGGACCCGGCCTCCGGTGAACTCAACCTGTCCCAGGGCAACTTGGACACCAGCTACGTCGGCAGGCGCATCCTGGCCTGGTTCGACCACTACCTGCGAAAACAGAAGACGGTCGACACGGGCCCGGCCTTCGCGTACTACCGCGACTGGGTCGACGACCCCACCACTACCTACGCCACCGCCGACCGCCTGCCCGCCCTCAGCCGGAAGCTGTACCTGTCCGGCGACGCCAAACTCGTCGACAACCACCGGAAGGTGACCCGAGGCAGCCGCACCTACACCAACTTGCGGGTCCCCACCAGCCATTCGGAGAACTCGCTGGCCGGCATCATCGGCCTGCCGGACCCGGCGCCGTACGACACCGCGGGCACCTACCTCGGCTGGACCAGCGAGCCGCTGTCCCGCACGGTCGAGGTCGTCGGCGCCCCGAGGATCACGCTGAAGGTGAGCTCCCCGAGGGCCGAACGCACCCAGGACTCGGGCGACGCCGCCGACAAGCTGGTCCTGTTCGCCAAGCTCTACGACATCGCCCCCGACGGCACCAAGACCCTGGCCCACCGACTGGTCGCCCCGATCCGCGTCCCCGACGTGACCAAGACCTTCACGGCGACCCTCCCGGGCATCGTCCACCGCTACCAGCAGGGCCACCGCCTGCGGTTTGTGATCGCGGCGAGCGACGACGCGTACTTCGGCAACCGAGGGATCAAGCCGGTGACCGTGGCGAGCGCGCCGGGGGAGGCGGGGGTGCTGGAGCTGCCGGTGGCGGGTGGCTGA
- a CDS encoding GNAT family protein produces MPDSTSRYLAEGPRVGIRHFTYEDGAEFTARVRESRQLHRPWLFPPDSAAAYAAYAGRLIEDPTKAGFLVCEKVAEKGDGAIAGFVNINNIVEGGFQCGALGYGAFAHAAGRGLMREGLDLVVGYAFGPMRLHRLEINVQPGNAASIALARRCGFRLEGFSPDMIFIDGAWRDHERWAITAEMRA; encoded by the coding sequence ATGCCCGACAGCACTTCCCGTTACCTCGCCGAAGGCCCCCGCGTGGGCATACGCCACTTCACCTACGAGGACGGTGCCGAGTTCACCGCCCGGGTCCGGGAAAGCAGGCAGCTGCACCGGCCGTGGCTGTTTCCGCCGGACAGCGCGGCGGCGTATGCAGCGTACGCCGGGCGGCTGATCGAGGATCCGACCAAGGCCGGGTTCCTGGTGTGCGAGAAGGTGGCGGAGAAGGGCGACGGGGCCATCGCCGGGTTCGTCAACATCAACAACATCGTCGAGGGCGGCTTCCAGTGCGGAGCCCTCGGCTACGGGGCCTTCGCGCACGCCGCCGGACGCGGGCTGATGCGCGAGGGGCTCGATCTTGTCGTCGGGTACGCGTTCGGGCCGATGCGGCTGCACCGGCTGGAGATCAATGTGCAGCCGGGCAATGCCGCGTCCATCGCGCTCGCCCGCCGCTGCGGGTTCCGGCTCGAGGGGTTCTCGCCGGACATGATCTTCATCGACGGGGCCTGGCGGGATCACGAGCGCTGGGCGATCACCGCCGAGATGCGGGCCTGA
- a CDS encoding VOC family protein translates to MDILGATLRVCVDDLETAVPFYERLAGGRALRFERGGVQVAAVGCFLLMSGPEAELEVLRKVAATIAVKNVDEARQVLTEMGAHIIAGPVPTPVGRNLIAMHPDGTVYEYADRGGA, encoded by the coding sequence ATGGACATTCTGGGAGCCACGCTGCGCGTCTGCGTCGACGACCTGGAGACCGCGGTCCCCTTCTACGAACGGTTGGCGGGCGGCAGAGCCCTCCGCTTCGAACGCGGCGGCGTGCAGGTCGCCGCGGTCGGCTGCTTCCTGCTGATGAGCGGTCCCGAGGCCGAACTGGAGGTGCTGCGCAAGGTCGCCGCGACGATCGCCGTGAAGAATGTCGACGAGGCCCGCCAAGTGCTCACCGAGATGGGCGCGCACATCATCGCGGGCCCGGTGCCGACGCCGGTGGGCCGCAATCTGATCGCGATGCATCCGGACGGCACGGTGTACGAGTACGCGGACCGCGGCGGGGCGTAG
- a CDS encoding hemerythrin domain-containing protein: protein MTERTDVVELLKGQHTRIRELLDEVAATRGDERKQCFQDLVRLLAVHETAEEEVVHPFARTNIDGGELVVRDRIQEEEQAKEALARLDEMDPGAPEFFDQFAALRQDVLAHADNEERYEFAHFDRVADRGKLETMARAVQAAEALAPTRPHPGTDTALKNVAVGPVAAVVDRTRDAVRKAMG, encoded by the coding sequence ATGACCGAGCGCACCGACGTCGTGGAGTTGCTCAAGGGGCAGCACACGCGGATCCGAGAACTGCTCGACGAGGTGGCGGCCACCAGGGGCGACGAGCGGAAGCAGTGCTTCCAGGACCTCGTCCGCCTCCTCGCGGTGCACGAGACCGCGGAGGAAGAGGTCGTCCATCCCTTCGCCCGCACGAACATCGACGGCGGCGAACTCGTCGTCAGGGACCGTATCCAGGAGGAGGAGCAGGCCAAGGAGGCGCTGGCGCGTCTGGACGAGATGGATCCCGGCGCCCCCGAGTTCTTCGACCAGTTCGCGGCCCTGCGCCAGGACGTCCTGGCGCACGCCGACAACGAGGAACGCTACGAGTTCGCGCACTTCGACCGGGTCGCCGACCGCGGCAAGCTGGAGACCATGGCCCGCGCCGTACAGGCGGCGGAGGCCCTGGCGCCGACCCGCCCGCACCCGGGCACGGACACGGCCCTGAAGAACGTCGCGGTGGGCCCGGTCGCGGCCGTCGTCGACCGCACACGGGATGCCGTACGCAAGGCCATGGGCTGA
- a CDS encoding phage holin family protein, producing the protein MDRLDHLEHLDKHLVDELAQVARETVRDELREQTRRQRRTAMLYAASGAVALYAGAALALTVGLALAAGLPDWAAALITAVILGVVAYVLRGAARPSASRPTPERAAEQATERDRLRTAAPVGPPGGPGNAPYPPMPPVAPGGAAGAPGAPGAGAPPTGLATGPAPRPDDIDPEQPHHRA; encoded by the coding sequence ATGGACCGCTTGGATCACCTGGAGCATCTGGACAAGCATCTGGTCGACGAACTGGCGCAGGTGGCGCGGGAGACCGTACGTGACGAACTGCGCGAGCAGACACGCAGGCAACGCCGTACGGCCATGCTGTACGCCGCGTCCGGCGCCGTCGCCCTGTACGCGGGCGCGGCCCTCGCGCTCACCGTGGGTCTGGCCCTCGCCGCCGGTCTGCCGGACTGGGCCGCCGCCCTGATCACCGCCGTGATCCTCGGCGTCGTGGCGTATGTGCTGCGCGGTGCCGCCCGGCCCTCGGCGTCCCGTCCGACGCCCGAACGCGCGGCGGAACAGGCCACGGAACGGGACCGCCTCCGCACCGCCGCGCCCGTCGGCCCGCCGGGCGGCCCCGGCAACGCCCCGTACCCGCCGATGCCCCCCGTCGCGCCCGGCGGCGCGGCCGGAGCCCCCGGCGCGCCGGGGGCGGGTGCGCCGCCGACCGGCCTGGCCACAGGCCCGGCGCCGCGCCCGGACGACATCGACCCCGAGCAGCCGCACCACCGGGCGTGA
- a CDS encoding SDR family oxidoreductase, translating to MRDFRKGPLSRHRKAVVVTGASGGVGRATAVAFAARGARVALLARGREGLAAAADEVQRAGGEALVVTVDMADAKAVDDAAQKVVDAFGQIDVWVNNAFAGVFAPFTEITPDEFRRVTEVAYLGYVFGTRAALHHMLPRDRGTIVQVGSALAYRGIPLQSAYCGAKHAIQGFNESLRCELLHAGSGVRTTMVQLPGVNTPQFDWVLNRMPGRARPVAPVYQPEVAARAIVHAAGHSRRREYWVGGSTAATLIANAVAPGFLDRYLARTAFASQQDEPAAGERGGGPGNLWTPADGPHGRDYGAHGRFDDEAVSDSPQDWVSRNRGRMGAGIVAGGLGAVVTAGLRRRGRGRRGRGRQGRVRGRVPSRRT from the coding sequence GTGCGCGACTTCCGCAAGGGCCCGCTGTCGAGGCACCGCAAGGCCGTCGTGGTGACCGGGGCCAGTGGTGGTGTGGGCCGCGCCACGGCCGTGGCCTTCGCCGCCCGGGGCGCCCGGGTCGCCCTGCTGGCCCGGGGCCGCGAGGGTCTCGCCGCGGCGGCGGACGAGGTGCAGCGCGCCGGCGGTGAGGCGCTCGTGGTCACCGTCGACATGGCCGACGCCAAGGCGGTCGACGACGCGGCCCAGAAGGTCGTCGACGCCTTCGGGCAGATCGACGTCTGGGTCAACAACGCCTTCGCCGGAGTCTTCGCCCCCTTCACCGAGATCACCCCGGACGAGTTCCGGCGGGTGACCGAAGTGGCGTACCTGGGCTATGTGTTCGGCACCCGGGCCGCGCTGCACCACATGCTGCCGCGCGACCGGGGCACGATCGTGCAGGTCGGCTCCGCACTCGCCTATCGGGGGATTCCGCTGCAGTCGGCGTACTGCGGCGCCAAGCACGCCATTCAGGGGTTCAACGAGTCGTTGCGCTGCGAGCTGCTGCACGCGGGCAGCGGGGTCCGTACGACGATGGTGCAGCTGCCCGGCGTAAACACCCCCCAGTTCGACTGGGTGTTGAACCGGATGCCGGGGCGGGCCAGGCCGGTCGCGCCCGTGTACCAGCCCGAGGTGGCGGCACGGGCGATCGTGCACGCGGCCGGGCACTCGCGGCGGCGGGAGTACTGGGTCGGAGGTTCCACGGCGGCCACGCTGATCGCCAACGCGGTGGCGCCCGGGTTCCTCGACCGCTATCTCGCACGGACCGCGTTCGCCTCGCAGCAGGACGAACCGGCCGCGGGGGAGCGCGGCGGCGGCCCCGGGAACCTGTGGACGCCGGCCGACGGGCCGCACGGGCGGGACTACGGGGCGCACGGCCGGTTCGACGACGAGGCGGTGTCGGACAGCCCGCAGGACTGGGTGTCCCGGAACCGGGGACGGATGGGAGCGGGGATCGTGGCCGGTGGGCTGGGCGCCGTGGTGACCGCCGGGCTGCGTCGCCGGGGCCGGGGCCGCCGGGGCCGGGGCCGCCAGGGCCGGGTGCGGGGCCGGGTGCCGTCGCGGCGGACATGA
- a CDS encoding enolase C-terminal domain-like protein, with protein MKLHRPAVSVYTVPTDAPEADGTLAWAATTVVICEVSTDDTTGTGWTYGPAAVGDFLHGFLGPLVEGRSALDIPAVHDVMCRSVRNAGRPGIASCAISALDIALWDLKARLLELPLAHLLGTARETVPVYGSGGFTTYHDTHLAAQLNGWVHGQQIPRVKIKIGEGWGRAVTRDLARVHAARQVIGPDAELYVDANGAYTRKQAVRVGHALAEHGVGWFEEPVSSDDLTGLRLVRDALVCDVAAGEYGYDLPYFARMIAAGAVDCLQLDATRCGGLTEFLRAAALAHAHGLEVSTHCAPHVHAAAAATIPNLRHIEWFHDHVRIEDMFFDGALDPSGGVVRPLSGVGHGLTLRTGEVEQYRVA; from the coding sequence ATGAAACTCCACCGCCCCGCCGTCTCCGTGTACACGGTGCCGACCGACGCCCCCGAGGCGGACGGCACGCTGGCCTGGGCGGCCACCACCGTGGTGATCTGCGAGGTGTCGACGGACGACACGACCGGCACGGGCTGGACCTACGGCCCGGCGGCGGTCGGCGACTTCCTGCACGGCTTCCTCGGTCCGCTCGTCGAGGGGCGCAGCGCCCTGGACATCCCCGCCGTGCACGACGTGATGTGCCGCTCGGTGCGCAACGCGGGCCGTCCGGGCATCGCGTCCTGCGCGATCTCGGCACTCGACATCGCCCTGTGGGACCTCAAGGCCCGGCTGCTGGAACTCCCCCTGGCCCACCTGCTGGGCACCGCCCGGGAGACGGTCCCGGTGTACGGCAGCGGCGGCTTCACGACGTACCACGACACGCATCTGGCCGCGCAGCTCAACGGCTGGGTGCACGGGCAGCAGATCCCGCGCGTCAAGATCAAGATCGGTGAGGGCTGGGGCCGCGCGGTCACCCGGGACCTGGCCCGGGTCCACGCCGCCCGCCAGGTCATCGGCCCCGACGCGGAGTTGTACGTCGACGCCAACGGCGCCTACACCCGCAAGCAGGCGGTCCGGGTCGGGCACGCGCTCGCCGAGCACGGGGTGGGCTGGTTCGAGGAACCGGTCTCCTCGGACGACCTGACCGGCCTGCGCCTCGTCCGCGACGCCCTGGTGTGCGACGTGGCGGCCGGCGAGTACGGCTACGACCTGCCCTACTTCGCCCGCATGATCGCCGCCGGTGCCGTCGACTGCCTTCAGCTCGACGCGACGCGCTGCGGCGGCCTGACCGAGTTCCTGCGCGCGGCGGCCCTCGCCCACGCCCACGGCCTGGAGGTCTCGACCCACTGCGCCCCGCACGTCCACGCCGCCGCGGCCGCCACGATCCCCAATCTCCGCCACATCGAGTGGTTCCACGACCACGTCCGTATCGAGGACATGTTCTTCGACGGCGCCCTGGACCCGTCGGGAGGCGTCGTACGCCCACTCAGCGGAGTGGGCCACGGGCTGACGCTGCGGACGGGGGAGGTGGAGCAGTACCGGGTGGCTTAG
- a CDS encoding LLM class F420-dependent oxidoreductase, whose amino-acid sequence MPQFGYFLSCEQYGPAELIEQARMAEQAGFESLWISDHYHPWNDEQGQSPFVWSVIGALSEAVSLPVETAVTCPTVRMHPAVVAQAAATSAVMTDSRFRLGVGSGEALNEHILGDAWPPAHVRLEMLEEAIQVMRRLFTGEEVSHHGTHYTVENARLYTVPDEPVPVDISGFGPAATQLASRVGDGYITIQPDESMVEQYRKGGGGANPVSGGTKVCYDLDKDAAVRTVHRLWANEQLPGELGQVLPSPKHFEQAQTLVTEDMVRETRVCGDDVDEHVAELKQFADAGFDMVYVNQIGPDLRGFFDFYRTKVLPQLRQAS is encoded by the coding sequence ATGCCCCAGTTCGGCTATTTCCTCTCGTGCGAGCAGTACGGTCCCGCGGAGCTCATCGAGCAGGCGCGGATGGCCGAGCAGGCCGGATTCGAGTCGCTGTGGATCTCCGACCACTACCACCCGTGGAACGACGAGCAGGGCCAGAGCCCGTTCGTGTGGTCGGTGATCGGCGCGCTGTCCGAGGCGGTGTCGCTGCCCGTCGAGACGGCGGTGACCTGCCCGACCGTACGCATGCATCCGGCGGTGGTGGCGCAGGCCGCGGCGACCAGCGCGGTGATGACGGACAGCCGCTTCCGGCTCGGCGTCGGCTCGGGCGAGGCGCTCAACGAGCACATCCTCGGCGACGCCTGGCCGCCCGCGCACGTACGGCTGGAGATGCTGGAGGAGGCCATCCAGGTGATGCGCCGGCTGTTCACCGGCGAGGAGGTAAGCCACCACGGCACGCACTACACGGTGGAGAACGCCCGCCTGTACACCGTTCCCGACGAGCCCGTCCCCGTCGACATCTCCGGCTTCGGACCCGCGGCGACGCAGCTGGCGTCCCGGGTGGGCGACGGCTACATCACCATCCAGCCCGACGAGTCGATGGTCGAGCAGTACCGCAAGGGCGGGGGTGGCGCGAACCCGGTCAGCGGCGGCACCAAGGTCTGCTACGACCTCGACAAGGACGCGGCCGTACGCACCGTCCACCGGCTCTGGGCGAACGAGCAGCTGCCCGGCGAGCTGGGCCAGGTGCTGCCCTCGCCGAAGCACTTCGAGCAGGCGCAGACGCTGGTCACCGAGGACATGGTGCGCGAGACCCGGGTGTGCGGGGACGACGTGGACGAGCACGTCGCGGAGCTGAAGCAGTTCGCCGACGCGGGCTTCGACATGGTGTACGTCAACCAGATCGGCCCCGACCTGCGCGGCTTCTTCGACTTCTACCGGACGAAGGTGCTGCCGCAGCTGCGGCAGGCCTCCTGA